GGTTGCGGCAAACGCGTTGCTCCGCCAGCGGTTGGAGGAGTTACGAAGTACTTATACAGTTTTTCTTCCCCACTTAAAGTACACTGGCGACAATGGAGCAATGATTGCAAGTAACGCCTACTTTAATAATTACTCTAAGTAGGCTTCACCCTTCGCTCGCCTTTGGCGAGCTACGGGTATATACCCATCTAAGCTATTCTGACAACCCTTCGGGATTGCAAACTAGCGTAAGATGGGTATACAATCCTTACATGTCTTTAGAAAAAACATATCATCCAGAACTTTGTGAGGAATCCCTATACAAAATGTGGGAAGAAGGGGGGTATTTTACGCCCAAAATTGACAAGACCAAAAAACCTTACTCTATTCTTCTTCCTTTACCAAATGCTAGCGACCCTATGCATATGGGAAATATGCTCTTTACCATTCAAGATGTTTTAGCGCGGTGGCATCGTATGATGGGAGACCCCACTTTGTGGCTACCCGGCGGAGACCACGCAGGTATCGAAACACAATATGTTTATGAAAAACATTTAGTTAAACAAGGTACAAGCCGTTTAAATTATGATCGCTACACATTGTACAAAATGATTGCGGATTTTGTAGAGAAAAATAAAGGTGTAAACAAAAATCAAATGCGAAGAATGGGGTTTTCATTAGATTGGACAAGATACAAATACAGCTTGGACACAGAGATTGTTAAAAAGGTTCTTGAGACTTTCTCTAAACTTCATAAAGATGGTCTAGTCTACAGAGGAGAACGACTTGTTAATTACTGCGCCAAATGCGGAACGGCGCTTTCGGACTTAGAAGTTAATCATATAGCGGAAACCGCTACACTTTATTTCCTTGATTATGAGACAATCCAAATCGCCACCACCCGCCCCGAAACTATTTTTGCAGATTCGGCCGTTGCCGTTAATCCAAGGGATAAAAGATACAAAAATCTTGTGGGAAAAGATGCAATTATTCCTTTAATAAACAAAAAAATACCAATCATATCCGATGAAGCGGTAGAAAAGGACTTTGGCACCGGGGCGTTAAAGATTACCCCCGCGCACGATGCGTTGGATAATGAGATCGGCCAAAAACACAAACTTAATTCCATTAAATGTATTGATATTCGCGGAAAGATGATGAATGTCCCCGCAAAATATCTTGGAATGAATGTGCCGACTGCCCGTGAGGCGGTTTTGGAAGATTTAAAAAAGGAAGGAAAGTTGATAAAAGAAATTCCCTTGGAACATACAATAAATACCTGCTATAAATGTAATAAAATCATTGAGCCCACACTTATTCCGCAATGGTATGTAAGAACAAAACCCCTAGCTATACCTGCAATTAAAGCTATTAAGGAAGGCAAAACAAAAATCGTTCCTAAAAAAAGGTTTGAGAAAATGTATTTTGATTGGCTAGAAAATATCCACGATTGGAACATCTCGCGGCAAATCGTTTGGGGACCAAGGATTCCCGCGTGGTTTTGTTTAGACTGCAACCCAGATATTGAAATAAATTTTATAGATAAAAGAGGACAGAAAGTTTTCGGAGAATATAAAAAGTTAAGGAAAAAATATGAATTTTCGGAAATTGAAAAAGGATTGCAATCATTATCCGCGCCGGTAGACGCAAAATATTCTCTGGACAAAGATATTTGCCATAAATGTAGCGGGAAAAATGTTTTGCAGGAAACCGATACTTTTGATACTTGGTTTTTGTCGGGTCAATGGCCCTTAACAACTTTAGGGTTTCCGGAAAGCGAGGATTTTAAATATTTTTATCCCACCTCGGTATTGGATACTATGTGGGATATTTTATTTTTCTGGGTTGCTCGGATGATGATGTTATGCATTTACAATACGGGGCAGGTTCCTTTCAAAACAATTCATTTGCACGCAAGGGTTGTGGACAAGCATGGTGTAAAGATGAGCAAGAGCAAAGGAAATACTATCGATCCTATGGAAATGGTAAATAAATATGGTGCTGATGCGGTAAGGATGGCTTTGATTTTTGGCGTTGCCCCCGCAAGCGATGTTGTTGTAAGTGAGGATAAAATTAGAGCTATGAGAAATTTTGCTAATAAAATCTGGAATATTGGGCGCTTTTTGGAGTACTCGTTCGAGCAGTACGGTAAAGAAGTATCGTTCTATTCTGTGGAGATGAAAAACAAGTTAACGCCCTCCGATCTTAAACTGCTTAGGCAACTTAAGTTACTTGTGGCTGGAGTTACCAAGTCGTTGGATACTTATCAGTTCTCTAGGGCGGGAGAGAGCTTGTACGAATTCGTTTGGCACACACTGGCGGATGTTTATGTGGAAGAAGTCAAAACCAGAGAGGACAAAGAAGTTACTTTAATGGTCTTGCGTCATGTCTATTTAACTTGTCTAAAGCTACTGCACCCTTTTATGCCGTTTGTGACCGAGGAACTTTGGAGCAAAATTCCAAGAAAATCTAACGATCCTTTGATAATTTCCAGCTGGCCGAAATAGGGATTATCCCTTATCTGGAATTAGTTTTACTTTTCTTTGGATTTTTTGTCTGACTTTTCTGGTTTCGCGCCCTCTTTTTTCTCTTCTTCTCGTTTGGCTTTTTCTTCTTCGGTTAACTCTTTGGTTGCTTCCACCTGCGAAACTAACTCTTCTTCGCTTACCGGTGTTTCTTCTTCTTGCTCCGGCTGTTGGGCGTAATCCACCTTAACAATCAATTCTTCTGGTTCTGCTTTAACTTCTACTTTACCGCGGTCAAGCTTTAAGTCTTTAACGGCAACGGCATCGTCTATCTTTAGTAAACCTGATATGTCTACTTCAATATGTTGTGGTAAATCGGCTGGCAAACATGCTACTTCCAGCTCGTCCATAAGAGTAAGAAGGATACCCTCTTTGGCATGAACAGCAGGGGATTCTCCAACAAATACCAATGGAATATTGGCGGTAATCTTTTCGGTAAGATTGACTTTATAAAAAGAAACCGCAACAACAGCTTTTGTAACTGGGTGTCGTTGTACTTGAGAAATTAGAACTTTAAAAGGTTTTGCTTCCTTCACTTTAAGATCAACAAGACTGGTTTCTCCTGCTGTTTTATAGAGGCTGGAAAATTCTTTCTCGTTTATAGCAAGGGAGAGATTTTTGAAATCTTTTCCAAAGACACTCGCAGGGATAAGACCTTCTCTTCTTAGAAATCTTACTTTTTTTCCGAAAATTGTTCTTTCTTGTGCAATAATTTCCATAAATTATACTTTCCAAGTAATTCCCACGCTTTTACAACACTAGCTTGAGAAATTGGAAACCCTTCTAAACTAGAAGGCGCATCTCGTGCCGAAAAATCTGGGCTGGGCACATTGCTACCTTCTTGAGATTTTTGTCTTTTGGGGTTCAGTGTTTTGTGCATGCCCTAAGATTTTAAGCTAGAGAGGAGCCTCTGTCAAAGAGTTGTTTTGAGACAGCCCCAAAAGAAAAGCCTTTATAGCATTAGCACTTGGAAAATACCCTACAGTTGCCATTTTAGCAAGCACTAAAGAAACTAAGTTTGGCGCGGTATTTTCTACAATATTTGTTGTTCCATATCTTTCGTTTGCCGAGTTGTTGTCAAAATTTATTAAAGGCGATTTTTTAAAAGCCTCTTCATTATTGGTGTAAATTTCTCCAAGATTGGTTAATTTTTGCGCGCCAAGAATTATAAATAAATCGTAAGCCGGTCCTGTAAAATCGTAACCAATTTTAGAAAGATCAAAATCTTTTTCTATTGGGGTGACGGTAAGTTTAAAAACTCCGTCTTCGGCTTTATAACTTACCTTTTCTATAGGAGTGTTGTTGTAGTCTAGGCTTACTGTAAGGGAGTATTCGCCAAAAGATTTTTGAATCTTGGCGTATTGGTTAAATTCTTTAACAATTTCCTCGTTGCCACAGTATAAAACGCTAACCTCTTTGCCTCGGTCGGTAAGCAAGCTGGCTAATCCAGAAGCTGCGGCAATTGTGTCGGTACTCAATTTTTCTGGCACGCAAAGAGCCACTTTTTGGGATTCAGTGATTAAATTTAGAAGCTGTTTTTTATCATCATTTATTTCCATAAGTTAGCTATCTGTACGATAGGCGGGTTATTGTAGCAAATAGAAAGGGGAGCTGTCAATGAGTCTGTCCTATAGTAGGGGGTTCTCCTCTAAATACCTTA
The Patescibacteria group bacterium genome window above contains:
- a CDS encoding valine--tRNA ligase, which encodes MSLEKTYHPELCEESLYKMWEEGGYFTPKIDKTKKPYSILLPLPNASDPMHMGNMLFTIQDVLARWHRMMGDPTLWLPGGDHAGIETQYVYEKHLVKQGTSRLNYDRYTLYKMIADFVEKNKGVNKNQMRRMGFSLDWTRYKYSLDTEIVKKVLETFSKLHKDGLVYRGERLVNYCAKCGTALSDLEVNHIAETATLYFLDYETIQIATTRPETIFADSAVAVNPRDKRYKNLVGKDAIIPLINKKIPIISDEAVEKDFGTGALKITPAHDALDNEIGQKHKLNSIKCIDIRGKMMNVPAKYLGMNVPTAREAVLEDLKKEGKLIKEIPLEHTINTCYKCNKIIEPTLIPQWYVRTKPLAIPAIKAIKEGKTKIVPKKRFEKMYFDWLENIHDWNISRQIVWGPRIPAWFCLDCNPDIEINFIDKRGQKVFGEYKKLRKKYEFSEIEKGLQSLSAPVDAKYSLDKDICHKCSGKNVLQETDTFDTWFLSGQWPLTTLGFPESEDFKYFYPTSVLDTMWDILFFWVARMMMLCIYNTGQVPFKTIHLHARVVDKHGVKMSKSKGNTIDPMEMVNKYGADAVRMALIFGVAPASDVVVSEDKIRAMRNFANKIWNIGRFLEYSFEQYGKEVSFYSVEMKNKLTPSDLKLLRQLKLLVAGVTKSLDTYQFSRAGESLYEFVWHTLADVYVEEVKTREDKEVTLMVLRHVYLTCLKLLHPFMPFVTEELWSKIPRKSNDPLIISSWPK
- a CDS encoding 50S ribosomal protein L25, giving the protein MEIIAQERTIFGKKVRFLRREGLIPASVFGKDFKNLSLAINEKEFSSLYKTAGETSLVDLKVKEAKPFKVLISQVQRHPVTKAVVAVSFYKVNLTEKITANIPLVFVGESPAVHAKEGILLTLMDELEVACLPADLPQHIEVDISGLLKIDDAVAVKDLKLDRGKVEVKAEPEELIVKVDYAQQPEQEEETPVSEEELVSQVEATKELTEEEKAKREEEKKEGAKPEKSDKKSKEK